A single region of the Musa acuminata AAA Group cultivar baxijiao chromosome BXJ1-11, Cavendish_Baxijiao_AAA, whole genome shotgun sequence genome encodes:
- the LOC135596764 gene encoding structural maintenance of chromosomes protein 2-1-like → MHIKEICLEGFKSYATRTVVSGFDPFFNAITGLNGSGKSNILDSICFVLGITNLQQVRATNLQELVYKQGQAGITKATVSIVFDNSDRSRSPLGYEDCPEITVTRQIVVGGRNKYLINGHLAQPSRVQTLFHSVQLNVNNPHFLIMQGRITKVLNMKPPEILSMLEEAAGTRMYEMKKESALKTLDKKQSKVAEIDRLLDQEILPALEKLRKERMQYMQWVNGNAELDRLKRFCIAYEFVQAEKIRDSAVNEVGQVRKEMAEVDKDTEKLKYEIQEMEKKISILTADKEAKLGGDMKALSEKVDILSRSLVKETSAMTNQEESLKTEKKAAEKIINNIEEIKMTKAERDAAVRKSEEGATDLKKTVEDLSKILEDSEREYQGVLAGKSSGNDEKCLEDQLRDAKAAVGLAESELKQLNTKIGHSEKELKEKKGQLLAKCDEAAAVENELNVRKKDLEAIRSAMGSISYEDGQMEALQKDRSAKLEMIQKLKDEVHVLSGKLANVQFTYRDPTKNFDRSKVKGVVAKLIKVKDASTMTALEVAARGKLFNVVVDTEYTGKQLLEYGELRRRVTIIPLNKIQSHIVPQRVQQAAARLVGEKNAQLALLLVGYGDEVKNAMVYVFGSTFVCQSIDAAKEVAFNRDTSVPSVTLEGDIFQPSGLLTGGSRKGGGELLKQLHALAEAESELNIHQRGLSEIEGKIAALVPLQKKYVQLKSQLELKSYDLSLFESRAEQNEHHKLGELVKKIEEDLEEAKLRVKEKQLQHNNSILIVSTLEKSIKENGNQRETRLKDLEKKIKLLKSDMQSALRQLKVHESEKEKIIMEKDAILQELVMLENQLAASETQIHTFTEELDKQRNKVSSIKQAYDQAESELNLSRSKLKECDTQISCIAKEQQNLQQKLSDAAVERKKMENEVKRMEIEQKDFSLKVNKLLEKHGWIAAEKQLFGKSGTDYDFSAHDPSKSREELEKMQAQQSGLEKRVNKKVMAMFEKAEDEYNDLISKKNIIENDKSKIKKVIEELDEKKKETLKLTWIKVNEDFGSIFSTLLPGTTAKLEAPEGCSFLDGLEVRVAFGSVWKQSLSELSGGQRSLLALSLILALLLFKPAPIYILDEVDAALDLSHTQNIGRMIKAHFPHSQFIVVSLKEGMFNNANVLFRTKFVDGVSTVTRTVTSKQR, encoded by the exons ATGCACATCAAGGAGATATGCCTCGAGGGGTTCAAGTCCTACGCCACCCGGACGGTGGTCTCCGGCTTCGACCCCTTCTTCAACGCCATCACGGGGCTAAATGGCTCTGGGAAGTCCAACATACTCGACTCCATCTGCTTCGTCCTGGGCATCACCAACCTGCAGCAGGTCCGGGCCACCAACCTCCAGGAGCTCGTCTACAAGCAGGGCCAGGCGGGCATCACCAAGGCCACCGTCTCCATCGTCTTCGACAACTCCGACCGGTCTCGGAGCCCGCTGGGGTATGAGGATTGCCCCGAGATCACGGTCACTCGACAG ATTGTGGTTGGGGGAAGGAACAAATACCTCATCAATGGGCATCTTGCTCAGCCTTCCCGTGTGCAGACCCTTTTCCATTCTGTGCAGCTTAACGTCAACAACCCACATTTTCTCATAATGCAAGGGCGAATCACGAAAGTCTTGAATATGAAACCTCCTGAAATTTTATCAATGCTGGAAGAAGCTGCCGGCACAAGAATGTATGAAATGAAAAAGGAGTCTGCTCTGAAGACACTTGACAAGAAGCAAAGCAAAGTGGCTGAGATAGATAGGCTTCTTGACCAAGAGATTCTTCCTGCTCTTGAGAAGCTTAGAAAAGAGAGGATGCAATACATGCAGTGGGTCAATGGCAATGCAGAATTAGATCGGCTCAAGAGATTTTGTATTGCTTATGAATTTGTCCAGGCAGAAAAGATACGAGATAGTGCTGTCAATGAGGTGGGTCAAGTTAGGAAAGAGATGGCTGAAGTGGATAAAGACACTGAAAAATTGAAATATGAGATACAAGAGATGGAGAAGAAAATATCTATCTTGACTGCTGACAAAGAGGCAAAACTAGGTGGTGATATGAAGGCTTTGTCTGAGAAGGTGGATATTCTTTCTCGATCTCTTGTGAAAGAAACTTCTGCAATGACTAACCAAGAAGAGTCTTTGAAAACTGAgaaaaaggctgcagaaaag ATCATTAACAACATTGAAGAGATCAAAATGACAAAAGCTGAGAGAGATGCTGCAGTGAGAAAATCTGAGGAAGGTGCGACTGATCTGAAAAAGACAGTGGAAGATTTATCTAAGATTTTGGAAGACTCTGAGAGAGAATATCAG GGTGTTCTAGCTGGCAAGAGTAGTGGAAATGACGAGAAATGCCTTGAAGATCAACTAAGGGATGCTAAGGCTGCTGTTGGACTTGCTGAATCAGAGTTGAAGCAACTAAATACCAAAATTGGTCACTCTGAGAAGGAGCTGAAAGAGAAGAAGGGTCAACTGTTAGCAAAATGTGACGAAGCTGCTGCTGTAGAAAATGAGCTAAATGTTAGGAAGAAGGATTTGGAAGCCATTAGATCAGCCATGGGCTCTATTTCTTATGAAGATGGCCAGATGGAAGCCCTACAAAAG GATCGATCTGCTAAGTTAGAGATGATTCAGAAGCTGAAGGACGAAGTCCATGTTCTTTCAGGAAAGCTTGCAAATGTTCAGTTCACTTACCGTGACCCCACTAAGAATTTTGATCGTTCAAAGGTTAAAGGTGTTGTTGCAAAGCTTATTAAAGTGAAAGATGCTTCCACAATGACTGCCTTGGAG GTTGCTGCCAGAGGCAAGCTGTTCAATGTTGTTGTAGACACAGAATATACTGGGAAACAGTTACTTGAATATGGAGAGTTGCGGAGAAGAGTAACAATTATACCCCTTAATAAAATTCAAAGTCACATTGTTCCTCAACGAGTCCAACAAGCAGCTGCTAGACTA GTTGGAGAGAAAAATGCTCAATTAGCTCTACTTTTGGTTGGATATGGTGATGAAGTGAAG AATGCTATGGTTTATGTGTTTGGGTCCACATTTGTTTGCCAAAGTATTGATGCTGCAAAGGAG GTTGCCTTTAATCGGGACACCAGTGTTCCTAGTGTGACTCTTGAAGGTGACATTTTTCAGCCAAGTGGTCTTTTGACTGGTGGAAGTCGCAA AGGTGGAGGTGAATTGCTAAAACAGCTTCATGCATTAGCTGAGGCTGAATCAGAACTCAACATTCATCAAAGAGGGCTGTCAGAAATTGAAGGAAAG ATTGCTGCCCTAGTGCCTTTGCAAAAGAAGTATGTTCAACTCAAGTCTCAACTTGAACTGAAATCATATGATCTTTCGCTCTTTGAGAGCAGAGCTGAGCAAAATGAGCACCATAAG TTAGGTGAGCTTGTGAAGAAGATTGAAGAAGATTTGGAAGAAGCAAAGTTAAGAGTGAAAGAAAAGCAACTTCAGCACAATAATTCTATTTTGATTGTCTCAACGCTTGAAAAATCCATCAAGGAAAATGGAAATCAGCGGGAGACTAGACTTAAGGATTTGGAAAAAAAGATCAAGTTACTGAAATCCGATATGCAGTCTGCTTTAAGACAGCTAAAG GTTCATGAAAGTGAGAAAGAGAAGATTATCATGGAGAAAGATGCAATCCTGCAAGAGCTTGTTATGTTGGAGAACCAATTAGCTGCTTCAGAAACTCAGATTCACACTTTCACTGAAGAGCTTGATAAACAACGAAACAAG GTCAGTTCCATCAAGCAGGCGTATGATCAAGCAGAGTCTGAGTTGAATTTAAGCCGCTCAAAGTTGAAAGAATGTGATACACAAATAAGCTGCATTGCTAAAGAGCAACAGAACCTGCAACAGAAGCTTAGTGATGCTGCAGTAGAGAGAAAGAAGATGGAAAATGAG GTAAAACGCATGGAGATAGAACAGAAAGATTTTTCTTTGAAAGTTAACAAGCTACTTGAGAAACATGGGTGGATTGCTGCTGAGAAACAACTATTTGGGAAGAGTGGAACTGACTATGATTTTTCAGCCCATGACCCAAGTAAATCTAGGGAGGAACTCGAAAAGATGCAGGCTCAACAATCTGG GCTTGAGAAGAGGGTCAACAAGAAGGTGATGGCAATGTTTGAGAAAGCGGAAGATGAATACAATGATCTAAtttcaaagaaaaatattattgag AATGACAAGTCAAAAATCAAGAAGGTGATAGAAGAGCTGGacgaaaaaaagaaggaaactcTGAAACTAACTTGGATCAAAGTAAACGA GGACTTTGGATCAATCTTTAGTACCCTTCTACCAGGCACAACTGCTAAGCTAGAAGCTCCAGAAGGGTGCAGTTTCTTAGATGGTCTGGAGGTTCGTGTCGCATTTGGAAGTGTTTGGAAGCAGTCTCTCTCAGAATTAAGTGGAGGACAGCGATCTCTTCTCGCGCTTTCTCTAATTCTGGCATTGCTTCTTTTTAAACCTGCACCAATTTATATACTCGATGAG GTGGATGCTGCTCTTGATCTAAGCCATACACAAAACATTGGAAGAATGATTAAAGCCCATTTTCCGCACTCCCAG TTTATAGTGGTATCACTTAAAGAGGGAATGTTCaacaatgcaaatgtcttattccGGACCAAATTTGTTGATGGAGTCTCTACTGTTACAAGAACAGTTACCTCAAAGCAGAGATGA
- the LOC135596763 gene encoding transcription factor bHLH111-like isoform X1 — MHAAMAQEGPEVSVASSSTAAHSWWEFNANPFSWSTVTRYLPPPDRRPDLASTYDEADMSISNATSFTNASSHSALSIDSSSADLSGEPVENHHIWNQVLLNVENAGEAARSGQDDGGSFVEVLSSRRELLEPACDDSKRSYANWESHPSSFNWLEKHLNRYDGSIMEPEGATSNLSDLVSNWSIAPPNPHAGPCDAYICPPMANYVASDVVKHEIPISPSYPSHGIVGEISTSYAPSCDQETGAATPFFPRSHSPGSTRYQMTFCSGMAEVPLSCHSNSRASKPHAKGSDLCDGSKEGYVCSSMRGNGRGSGTTEGKNKRSEDTSETVLKKSKYDSSMVSSDKPQVPKVKVAEKISALQQLVSPFGKTDQASVLMETVKCIRSLQDQVQLLSDPYLKSSASKDHNSWGELQRKDKAEAKHDLRSRGLCLVPVSSIPQVHRDNIRPDYWMPTYRSCLYR, encoded by the exons ATGCACGCCGCCATGGCTCAAGAAGGACCCGAGGTCTCGGTCGCAAGCTCGTCGACGGCCGCCCACAGCTGGTGGGAGTTCAACGCCAACCCCTTCTCTTGGAGCACCGTGACCCGGTACTTACCGCCGCCGGACCGCCGCCCCGACCTGGCATCGACGTACGACGAAGCCGACATGTCCATCTCCAACGCCACCTCCTTCACTAACGCCTCCAGCCACTCCGCCCTCAGCATCGACTCATCGTCTGCTGATCTCTCGGGAGAGCCGGTGGAGAACCACCACATATGGAATCAAGTTCTACT AAACGTGGAAAATGCTGGAGAGGCCGCGCGCAGTGGACAAGACGATGGAGGAAGCTTTGTTGAGGTGCTGAGTTCAAGGAGGGAGTTGCTCGAACCTGCATGCGATGACTCAAAGAGAAGCTACGCCAACTGGGAATCACATCCTTCCTCCTTCAACTGGTTGGAGAAGCATCTAAATCGCTACGACGGAAGCATCATGGAGCCGGAAGGAGCGACGAGTAACCTGTCAGATCTGGTCAGCAACTGGTCTATTGCTCCTCCCAATCCACATGCCGGTCCATGCGACGCCTATATCTGCCCTCCGATGGCTAACTACGTGGCCTCCGATGTCGTCAAGCATGAGATTCCAATATCACCATCATATCCGAGCCATGGAATTGTGGGGGAGATCAGCACAAGCTATGCTCCGTCTTGCGATCAGGAAACCGGAGCTGCCACACCATTCTTTCCCAGGTCGCACAGTCCTGGTAGCACCAGATACCAGATGACCTTCTGCAGTGGAATGGCAGAGGTTCCGTTGTCCTGCCATAGCAATTCACGAGCTTCAAAGCCTCATGCAAAGGGCTCAGATCTGTGTGATGGAAGCAAGGAAGGATATGTATGTTCATCA ATGAGAGGAAATGGTAGGGGCAGCGGAACAACTGAAGGGAAGAATAAAAGGTCTGAAGACACTTCAGAGACAGTCCTCAAGAAGTCCAAGTACGACAGCTCGATGGTTTCATCTGATAAG CCGCAGGTGCCCAAGGTAAAGGTTGCAGAAAAAATCAGTGCTCTCCAACAGCTTGTGTCACCATTTGGGAAG ACAGATCAAGCATCTGTGCTAATGGAAACTGTCAAGTGCATCAGAAGTTTACAGGATCAAGTACAG TTGCTAAGCGACCCGTACCTGAAGTCAAGTGCCAGTAAG GATCACAATTCATGGGGAGAATTGCAGAGGAAGGACAAGGCCGAAGCAAAACATGATCTAAGGAGTAGAGGGCTTTGCTTGGTTCCTGTTTCTTCCATCCCTCAAGTCCACAGAGACAATATAAGACCAGATTACTGGATGCCAACATACAGAAGCTGTTTGTATAGATAA
- the LOC135596763 gene encoding transcription factor bHLH111-like isoform X4 encodes MHAAMAQEGPEVSVASSSTAAHSWWEFNANPFSWSTVTRYLPPPDRRPDLASTYDEADMSISNATSFTNASSHSALSIDSSSADLSGEPVENHHIWNQVLLNVENAGEAARSGQDDGGSFVEVLSSRRELLEPACDDSKRSYANWESHPSSFNWLEKHLNRYDGSIMEPEGATSNLSDLVSNWSIAPPNPHAGPCDAYICPPMANYVASDVVKHEIPISPSYPSHGIVGEISTSYAPSCDQETGAATPFFPRSHSPGSTRYQMTFCSGMAEVPLSCHSNSRASKPHAKGSDLCDGSKEGYMRGNGRGSGTTEGKNKRSEDTSETVLKKSKYDSSMVSSDKVPKVKVAEKISALQQLVSPFGKTDQASVLMETVKCIRSLQDQVQLLSDPYLKSSASKDHNSWGELQRKDKAEAKHDLRSRGLCLVPVSSIPQVHRDNIRPDYWMPTYRSCLYR; translated from the exons ATGCACGCCGCCATGGCTCAAGAAGGACCCGAGGTCTCGGTCGCAAGCTCGTCGACGGCCGCCCACAGCTGGTGGGAGTTCAACGCCAACCCCTTCTCTTGGAGCACCGTGACCCGGTACTTACCGCCGCCGGACCGCCGCCCCGACCTGGCATCGACGTACGACGAAGCCGACATGTCCATCTCCAACGCCACCTCCTTCACTAACGCCTCCAGCCACTCCGCCCTCAGCATCGACTCATCGTCTGCTGATCTCTCGGGAGAGCCGGTGGAGAACCACCACATATGGAATCAAGTTCTACT AAACGTGGAAAATGCTGGAGAGGCCGCGCGCAGTGGACAAGACGATGGAGGAAGCTTTGTTGAGGTGCTGAGTTCAAGGAGGGAGTTGCTCGAACCTGCATGCGATGACTCAAAGAGAAGCTACGCCAACTGGGAATCACATCCTTCCTCCTTCAACTGGTTGGAGAAGCATCTAAATCGCTACGACGGAAGCATCATGGAGCCGGAAGGAGCGACGAGTAACCTGTCAGATCTGGTCAGCAACTGGTCTATTGCTCCTCCCAATCCACATGCCGGTCCATGCGACGCCTATATCTGCCCTCCGATGGCTAACTACGTGGCCTCCGATGTCGTCAAGCATGAGATTCCAATATCACCATCATATCCGAGCCATGGAATTGTGGGGGAGATCAGCACAAGCTATGCTCCGTCTTGCGATCAGGAAACCGGAGCTGCCACACCATTCTTTCCCAGGTCGCACAGTCCTGGTAGCACCAGATACCAGATGACCTTCTGCAGTGGAATGGCAGAGGTTCCGTTGTCCTGCCATAGCAATTCACGAGCTTCAAAGCCTCATGCAAAGGGCTCAGATCTGTGTGATGGAAGCAAGGAAGGATAT ATGAGAGGAAATGGTAGGGGCAGCGGAACAACTGAAGGGAAGAATAAAAGGTCTGAAGACACTTCAGAGACAGTCCTCAAGAAGTCCAAGTACGACAGCTCGATGGTTTCATCTGATAAG GTGCCCAAGGTAAAGGTTGCAGAAAAAATCAGTGCTCTCCAACAGCTTGTGTCACCATTTGGGAAG ACAGATCAAGCATCTGTGCTAATGGAAACTGTCAAGTGCATCAGAAGTTTACAGGATCAAGTACAG TTGCTAAGCGACCCGTACCTGAAGTCAAGTGCCAGTAAG GATCACAATTCATGGGGAGAATTGCAGAGGAAGGACAAGGCCGAAGCAAAACATGATCTAAGGAGTAGAGGGCTTTGCTTGGTTCCTGTTTCTTCCATCCCTCAAGTCCACAGAGACAATATAAGACCAGATTACTGGATGCCAACATACAGAAGCTGTTTGTATAGATAA
- the LOC135596763 gene encoding transcription factor bHLH111-like isoform X3 has translation MHAAMAQEGPEVSVASSSTAAHSWWEFNANPFSWSTVTRYLPPPDRRPDLASTYDEADMSISNATSFTNASSHSALSIDSSSADLSGEPVENHHIWNQVLLNVENAGEAARSGQDDGGSFVEVLSSRRELLEPACDDSKRSYANWESHPSSFNWLEKHLNRYDGSIMEPEGATSNLSDLVSNWSIAPPNPHAGPCDAYICPPMANYVASDVVKHEIPISPSYPSHGIVGEISTSYAPSCDQETGAATPFFPRSHSPGSTRYQMTFCSGMAEVPLSCHSNSRASKPHAKGSDLCDGSKEGYMRGNGRGSGTTEGKNKRSEDTSETVLKKSKYDSSMVSSDKPQVPKVKVAEKISALQQLVSPFGKTDQASVLMETVKCIRSLQDQVQLLSDPYLKSSASKDHNSWGELQRKDKAEAKHDLRSRGLCLVPVSSIPQVHRDNIRPDYWMPTYRSCLYR, from the exons ATGCACGCCGCCATGGCTCAAGAAGGACCCGAGGTCTCGGTCGCAAGCTCGTCGACGGCCGCCCACAGCTGGTGGGAGTTCAACGCCAACCCCTTCTCTTGGAGCACCGTGACCCGGTACTTACCGCCGCCGGACCGCCGCCCCGACCTGGCATCGACGTACGACGAAGCCGACATGTCCATCTCCAACGCCACCTCCTTCACTAACGCCTCCAGCCACTCCGCCCTCAGCATCGACTCATCGTCTGCTGATCTCTCGGGAGAGCCGGTGGAGAACCACCACATATGGAATCAAGTTCTACT AAACGTGGAAAATGCTGGAGAGGCCGCGCGCAGTGGACAAGACGATGGAGGAAGCTTTGTTGAGGTGCTGAGTTCAAGGAGGGAGTTGCTCGAACCTGCATGCGATGACTCAAAGAGAAGCTACGCCAACTGGGAATCACATCCTTCCTCCTTCAACTGGTTGGAGAAGCATCTAAATCGCTACGACGGAAGCATCATGGAGCCGGAAGGAGCGACGAGTAACCTGTCAGATCTGGTCAGCAACTGGTCTATTGCTCCTCCCAATCCACATGCCGGTCCATGCGACGCCTATATCTGCCCTCCGATGGCTAACTACGTGGCCTCCGATGTCGTCAAGCATGAGATTCCAATATCACCATCATATCCGAGCCATGGAATTGTGGGGGAGATCAGCACAAGCTATGCTCCGTCTTGCGATCAGGAAACCGGAGCTGCCACACCATTCTTTCCCAGGTCGCACAGTCCTGGTAGCACCAGATACCAGATGACCTTCTGCAGTGGAATGGCAGAGGTTCCGTTGTCCTGCCATAGCAATTCACGAGCTTCAAAGCCTCATGCAAAGGGCTCAGATCTGTGTGATGGAAGCAAGGAAGGATAT ATGAGAGGAAATGGTAGGGGCAGCGGAACAACTGAAGGGAAGAATAAAAGGTCTGAAGACACTTCAGAGACAGTCCTCAAGAAGTCCAAGTACGACAGCTCGATGGTTTCATCTGATAAG CCGCAGGTGCCCAAGGTAAAGGTTGCAGAAAAAATCAGTGCTCTCCAACAGCTTGTGTCACCATTTGGGAAG ACAGATCAAGCATCTGTGCTAATGGAAACTGTCAAGTGCATCAGAAGTTTACAGGATCAAGTACAG TTGCTAAGCGACCCGTACCTGAAGTCAAGTGCCAGTAAG GATCACAATTCATGGGGAGAATTGCAGAGGAAGGACAAGGCCGAAGCAAAACATGATCTAAGGAGTAGAGGGCTTTGCTTGGTTCCTGTTTCTTCCATCCCTCAAGTCCACAGAGACAATATAAGACCAGATTACTGGATGCCAACATACAGAAGCTGTTTGTATAGATAA
- the LOC135596763 gene encoding transcription factor bHLH111-like isoform X2, whose translation MHAAMAQEGPEVSVASSSTAAHSWWEFNANPFSWSTVTRYLPPPDRRPDLASTYDEADMSISNATSFTNASSHSALSIDSSSADLSGEPVENHHIWNQVLLNVENAGEAARSGQDDGGSFVEVLSSRRELLEPACDDSKRSYANWESHPSSFNWLEKHLNRYDGSIMEPEGATSNLSDLVSNWSIAPPNPHAGPCDAYICPPMANYVASDVVKHEIPISPSYPSHGIVGEISTSYAPSCDQETGAATPFFPRSHSPGSTRYQMTFCSGMAEVPLSCHSNSRASKPHAKGSDLCDGSKEGYVCSSMRGNGRGSGTTEGKNKRSEDTSETVLKKSKYDSSMVSSDKVPKVKVAEKISALQQLVSPFGKTDQASVLMETVKCIRSLQDQVQLLSDPYLKSSASKDHNSWGELQRKDKAEAKHDLRSRGLCLVPVSSIPQVHRDNIRPDYWMPTYRSCLYR comes from the exons ATGCACGCCGCCATGGCTCAAGAAGGACCCGAGGTCTCGGTCGCAAGCTCGTCGACGGCCGCCCACAGCTGGTGGGAGTTCAACGCCAACCCCTTCTCTTGGAGCACCGTGACCCGGTACTTACCGCCGCCGGACCGCCGCCCCGACCTGGCATCGACGTACGACGAAGCCGACATGTCCATCTCCAACGCCACCTCCTTCACTAACGCCTCCAGCCACTCCGCCCTCAGCATCGACTCATCGTCTGCTGATCTCTCGGGAGAGCCGGTGGAGAACCACCACATATGGAATCAAGTTCTACT AAACGTGGAAAATGCTGGAGAGGCCGCGCGCAGTGGACAAGACGATGGAGGAAGCTTTGTTGAGGTGCTGAGTTCAAGGAGGGAGTTGCTCGAACCTGCATGCGATGACTCAAAGAGAAGCTACGCCAACTGGGAATCACATCCTTCCTCCTTCAACTGGTTGGAGAAGCATCTAAATCGCTACGACGGAAGCATCATGGAGCCGGAAGGAGCGACGAGTAACCTGTCAGATCTGGTCAGCAACTGGTCTATTGCTCCTCCCAATCCACATGCCGGTCCATGCGACGCCTATATCTGCCCTCCGATGGCTAACTACGTGGCCTCCGATGTCGTCAAGCATGAGATTCCAATATCACCATCATATCCGAGCCATGGAATTGTGGGGGAGATCAGCACAAGCTATGCTCCGTCTTGCGATCAGGAAACCGGAGCTGCCACACCATTCTTTCCCAGGTCGCACAGTCCTGGTAGCACCAGATACCAGATGACCTTCTGCAGTGGAATGGCAGAGGTTCCGTTGTCCTGCCATAGCAATTCACGAGCTTCAAAGCCTCATGCAAAGGGCTCAGATCTGTGTGATGGAAGCAAGGAAGGATATGTATGTTCATCA ATGAGAGGAAATGGTAGGGGCAGCGGAACAACTGAAGGGAAGAATAAAAGGTCTGAAGACACTTCAGAGACAGTCCTCAAGAAGTCCAAGTACGACAGCTCGATGGTTTCATCTGATAAG GTGCCCAAGGTAAAGGTTGCAGAAAAAATCAGTGCTCTCCAACAGCTTGTGTCACCATTTGGGAAG ACAGATCAAGCATCTGTGCTAATGGAAACTGTCAAGTGCATCAGAAGTTTACAGGATCAAGTACAG TTGCTAAGCGACCCGTACCTGAAGTCAAGTGCCAGTAAG GATCACAATTCATGGGGAGAATTGCAGAGGAAGGACAAGGCCGAAGCAAAACATGATCTAAGGAGTAGAGGGCTTTGCTTGGTTCCTGTTTCTTCCATCCCTCAAGTCCACAGAGACAATATAAGACCAGATTACTGGATGCCAACATACAGAAGCTGTTTGTATAGATAA